A stretch of DNA from Micromonospora peucetia:
CGGTCGCCGCCCGCCTCGCCCGGGCCACCGAGATCCGGATCTTCCAGTCCACGCTGATCTACAAGCCGCCGGTCTCCGGCGAGCCGTCGAACATCGTGCCCTGGCACTTCGACAAGCACTACTGGGCGTCCTCGTCGTCGGAGAACATGCTCACCGCGTTCATCCCGATGCACGACTGCGGCGAGGAGATGGGCACCATCACGATGGTCGACGGCTCACACCGCTGGACGGAGGTCGGCGCCGACGACACCGTGGTGCGCCACTTCGCCGAGCGCGACCGCGACCAGTTGGAGGAGATGCTCGCCGAGAACGCGGCCCACAACGGCGTGCGAATCCGCAAGGTGCCGATGGTGATCCCCAAGGGACACCTGAGCTTCCACCACTGCCGCACCTACCACGGCAGTGGCGCCAACGTCAGCGGTCGCCCGCGCCGGGCGATCTCGCTGCACCTGCAGGACGGCGACAACGCCTGGCGGGAGCATCCGCTCTCCGACGGCACCCTTGCCGCGTACAACCACGACGTGCTGGTCCGCCGCACCCACGACGGGCGGCCGGACTACGCGGATCCCGAGTACTGCCCGGTCATCTGGCGCCA
This window harbors:
- a CDS encoding phytanoyl-CoA dioxygenase family protein; this encodes MTATEFELTLTVEEEALLPSEQDVAFYAAHGWYLSKKLLTDDEVDALTAAADRYYDGERDRRLPVRPPRLAYWDPSKGPVQRHNDYVHHEHDGLGAILRKPLIGAVAARLARATEIRIFQSTLIYKPPVSGEPSNIVPWHFDKHYWASSSSENMLTAFIPMHDCGEEMGTITMVDGSHRWTEVGADDTVVRHFAERDRDQLEEMLAENAAHNGVRIRKVPMVIPKGHLSFHHCRTYHGSGANVSGRPRRAISLHLQDGDNAWREHPLSDGTLAAYNHDVLVRRTHDGRPDYADPEYCPVIWRHRAAQGG